The DNA window GAAGTTCCACTCGAAGAGCCCGGCGACGAAGAACCCGGCGAGCGCCGCGACGGCGGCGAGCCGCAGCGTGAGCCCGAACCGGTCCGCGCTCGCGTCCCGGAGATCCCGTCGCAGCCGCCACGCGGCCGTGCGGAAGAGGCCGACCCAGAGCCACGCGAACGCGGCGACGCCGACCGCTCCCATGGTGACCGCGACCTGGAGCCACATGTTGTGCATGTGGCCGTGGGGCGGCTCGTGCGCCTCGGGCGAGCGATAGCGCGCGACGTACGGCTTCAGATCTTGGAGCCCGACGCCGGTGACCGGGTGGTCGCGGAAGATCCTCCACCCCGCGTCCCAGAGGATCACCCGCTCCCGGTTCCAGTGACTCTTCGTGTCGAAGAGGGAGGCCGCTCGCGCGCGGTACCCCGAGGGGAGGAGGAGCACGAGCAGCACGGCGGCGCCGGCGAGCGCGGGCAGCCAGCGCGCGCGCGTGCACGCGAGGAGCACGGTGCATCCCGCCAGCGTCCCGATCCAGGCGCTCCGCGTGAAGCTCCCGAGGAGCGCCGGGACGACGAGCGTCAGGAGCGCGATTCCCGCGAGCTTCCAGCGCGGCCCGCCGCCCCGGATCAGGAGCGCCGCGGCGACCGTCGCGAGGAGCATCGCCTGGCCCCCGTACGTGAGCGGGTGCCCGACGAGCCCGCGGACGCGGACGGGGAAGGCGCCTCCCTGGGCCGCGAACTTCACGAGCGCGAAGATCGTGGCCGCGGCGGCCGAGACGAGGAGCACGGCGATCGCGCGCCGGGCGAGGCGAGGATCGCGCGCGTGGTACGCGGCGAGCGGCACGACGGCGAGGAGGAATCCCTTCGTGATCCGGCGGACGCTTCCCCCCGGGTCGTCCCCCGCGAACGCGGCGATCGCGAGCGCCGCGATCCACGCGAGCGCGGGGAGATCGACCGGCGTGCGCACCCAGCGCGCGCCGCCGGGCCGGAACCACACGGCGAGCGTGAGCGCGCCGCAGAGCCCCACCGCGATCGACATCGGCGCGATCGACCAGGGAAGCGCGGCGGCGAGGAGGAGGAAGGAGAGCGCGGCCATGCGCTCGAGGGCGGCGGACATCCCCGGGATCGTGGGGCATGCGGCGGGTGCGGTCAAGCGCGGGCGAGCGCGGACCGGCGCCGCCTCCCGCGGGATGCGCTAGGATCACCGGCCATGATGACGCGTCTCGCCAAGCGGATCTTCACGGGCACCCCGCTCGAGGAGCCGCTGAAGCGTGCTCATCACGCGCTCACCGGCCAGAAGAGCACCCTCTACGACTGGCAGACGATCGCCATCATGCGGCGCGTGCTGCGACCCGATTCCAACGCGATCGACGTGGGCGCGTTCGAAGGCGGGATGCTGAAGCACCTGATCCGCCTCGCGCCGCGCGGAAGGCACATGGCCTTCGAGCCGCAGCCCGACCGCTGCGAACGGCTCCGGGCCGCGTTCCCGCGCGTCGACGTGCACGCCTCCGCCGTCGGGGACCGCGCCGGCGTCGTGACCTTCCACTGCATGGATCCGCATCCGGCGCTGAGCGGGCTCGAGCGGCGCGCGCGGGACCTCCCGGGCGAGCATGCGCGAGCGATCCAGGTGCCGATGGAGACCCTCGACGGCACGGTCCCTCCGGACCGGCCGTTGCACTTCGTGAAGGTCGACGTGGAGGGGGCGGAGATGGGGGTCTTTCGCGGAGGAGTGAACGTGCTCCGCGCGAACCGCCCCGTGATCGTGTTCGAGTGCGGGCTGGGCGGCGCGGACCACTTCGGCACCACGCCCCGCGCCCTCCATGATCTCGTCACGGGGGAGATCGGGCTGCGCCTCTCGCTCCTGGGAGGATGGCTGCGGGGGGCTCCCGCGCTGTCGGCGGCCGAGTTCGCCGACCAGTTCGAGCGCCGGCTCCACTTCTACTTCGTGGCTCATCCCTAGGACGGGGGACCGGTGGGAGCCTTGACTCCATTCGCGACTCTGCCCGACACTCACGACCCATGAGCCTCGAGCCGAGTCCCGAGACCCGCATCCTCGTCACCGGAGGCTCCGGCTTCCTGGGCCGCCACGTCATGGCCGAGCTCCACGCGCGCGGGTATCACGGCGCCGAGACGTTCCGCTCGAGCGAGTACGACCTCACCCGCGAGAGCGACGTCGAGGGCGTGATCCAGCGCTACGAACCGGAGGTCGTGATCCACCTCGCGGCGGCTGTGGGCGGCATCGGCGCCAACCGGCGCTACCCGGGGACCTACTACTACAAGAACCTCATGATGGGCTCGCTCCTCATGGAGCGGGCGCGGCTCGGCGGCGTGCGACGCTTCCTGAGCGTCGGGACGATCTGCTCCTACCCCAAGTTCACGCCCGTTCCCTTCCGCGAGGACGACCTCTGGAGCGGATACCCCGAGGAGACGAACGCGCCGTACGGGCTCGCGAAGAAGATGCTGCTCGTCCAGTCGCAGGCGTACCGGCAGGAGTTCGAGTTCGACGGGGTGAACGTGCTCGTGGTGAACCTCTACGGCCCTCATGACAACTTCGATCCCGAGACCTCGCACGTCATTCCGGCGCTCATCCGCAAGTGCGTCGAGGCCGTGGAGTCGCGCGCGGGATCGATCGAGGTCTGGGGGAGCGGCCGGGCCACGCGCGAGTTCCTCTACGTGGAGGACGCCGCCCGAGGGATCGTGACCGCGATGGAGCGTCTCGAAGGGAGCGAGCCCGTGAACCTGGGCGCGGGATTCGAGATCTCGATCCGGGATCTCGCGGAGACGATCGCGCGGCTCACGGGGTTCACCGGGAAGCTCGTGTGGAACCCGGCGCAGCCGGACGGGCAGCCGAGGCGGTCCCTCGACACGTCGCGCGCCGAATCGCTCCTCGGATGGAAGGCCGCCACGAAGCTCGAGGACGGCCTCAGACGCACCGTGGACTGGTTCCGGTCCGAAGCGCGCGCCCCGGCGGGCGCCGCGTCCTCCGCCGCGCGGCCCTGAACGATCCTTATTTCGCGCTGATCGTCCCCACGCGGGGCGACGCGGGGAAGCTCCGAACCCTCCTCCCCGCTCTCGCCGCGCAGACGTTTCCTCGCACGCGGCACGAGGTGCTCCTCTCCTTCGACGGGACCTCGCCCGAACCCGCGCTCGCGGAGGAGATCGCGACGCGCGGGTTGCGCGTCGTCTCGAATCCACGACGTGGCGGCCCGGGCGCGGCGCGCAATCGCGCGGCGCGCGACGCTCGCGGGAACTACCTCGCCTTCACCGAGGACGACTGCGTGCCGGACCCCTCGTGGCTCGAGCGCGCGGCGGCGCGGCTCGAGCGCGAGCCGTCGATCGACGTGCTCGCGGGCGCGACGCTCCTCCCGGACGGATCACCCGCGCGGCGGCCGGATCGCGACCAGCCCCACTACCTCCCCACCAACCTCTTCGTGAAGCGGACCGTCTTCGAGGCCGTGGGCGGATACGACGAGGGCTACTTCCACGCGGCATCGGGCATCTACTTTCGCGAGGACTCCGACTTCGGGTTCTCGCTGGAGCGCGCGGGCGCGCGGATCGCCCTGGAGCCCGAGGCGCGGGTCGTGCACCCGCGGGAGCATTCCGGCTATCTCGACCCGATCCGGTGGGCGCGGCGCTATCGCATGGACGCGCGGCTCCGGAAGCGCCATCCGGATCGCTTCCGGGAGCGGATCGAGGTCCATCGGCTGGGACCGTTCACGGTCCGCCGCCCGTTCGTGCGCGCGTGCTCCGCGGTCGTGATCGCGTCGCTGGCGGCCGGGATCGCGCTCGCGACCGGAGAGCCCGGGCTCGCCTCGCTGATGGGCGCCGTCGCTCTGGCCGCGTTCCTGCCCGTGTGGGCGAAGTGGCGATTCGATCCGATCCGCCTCCCCGTGATCCTGGCGGTGCCGTTCGTCCTGATCACCGAGCTCCTGCGCGGAGCGGCCGCGGAGCGCTCGCCGCGATCTCCGGGAGGGCCTTCTATCCGCTGAAGGTGAGCGTGACGTTGCGGGCCGCGGCGAGGTCGAGCGCCTGCTCGAGGGCGATCCCGCGGCCGTCCTCGTCGCGGATGGTTCGATAGTGGCGCACGGCTTCGCCGATCCCGGCAAGCCCGGCGCCGCGCCCCGACTCGCTCGGGAGCTCGGCATGGAGCGACAGATGGAGCGCGGGCCGCTCGGTTCGCAGGTACTCGCCCATCGCGGGCAGGAGCTCGAATTCCCCTCCCTCCACGTCCACCTTGATGGCATCGATCCGGCCCGGCCGCACCGCCTCGAGCCAGTCCTGCCACCCCCAGCACGGAACGCCGATCTCCGGAGCGCCGGCGGAGGCAAGGAGCGTCGAGCGGCTCGTTCCGAACGCTCCATCCCTTCCGGACAGCGTGCGAGTCCCGGTTCGCGAACCCAGTGCGGCATGATAGGGGGACGCATTCCGTACGCCGTTCAGCTCGAGATTCCAGAGGAGATACCGGTACGCCGCGGGATCCGGCTCGAAGCAGTAGACCGCCGCGCACCTCCGCGCCGCGGCCAGCGTCACCGGGCCGATCCAGGCGCCGACGTCCAGGAACGTGGACGTCGCGCTCAGATGATCGCGCAGGAACGCGAACGTGCCGGGCTCCCAGGCTCCGCGCGCGACGTCGCGCCAGAACCCGATGTGATCCGGATCTCCGCGGAGCAGGGCTCCTTCGATGCGGGTCGGAACGAATCCCCGGGCGCGATACCAGAGACGGGCGCCCCCGCGAAGGAGGCGCCTCACGCGCGCTCCCCGCCACCCGGGCCCGCACGTCTCGAATCCTCCGCGAGGATCCGCCGATAGAACGCGGCCAGCGTGGATGCGACCGCGGCCCACGTGTAGCGCTCGAGCACCCGCACTCTGCCGCGGCTCCGGAGCGAGGCGGCGACGTCGGGTTCCCGCAGAACGCGCCCGATCGCCACCGCGAGCGCCTCCTCGCTCTCCTCCGGGACGACGAGACCCGCGTCCCCGATCACCTCCGGAATCGCGCCGCTCGCCGTTCCGATCACGACACACCCCGCCG is part of the Candidatus Eisenbacteria bacterium genome and encodes:
- a CDS encoding O-antigen ligase family protein, coding for MSAALERMAALSFLLLAAALPWSIAPMSIAVGLCGALTLAVWFRPGGARWVRTPVDLPALAWIAALAIAAFAGDDPGGSVRRITKGFLLAVVPLAAYHARDPRLARRAIAVLLVSAAAATIFALVKFAAQGGAFPVRVRGLVGHPLTYGGQAMLLATVAAALLIRGGGPRWKLAGIALLTLVVPALLGSFTRSAWIGTLAGCTVLLACTRARWLPALAGAAVLLVLLLPSGYRARAASLFDTKSHWNRERVILWDAGWRIFRDHPVTGVGLQDLKPYVARYRSPEAHEPPHGHMHNMWLQVAVTMGAVGVAAFAWLWVGLFRTAAWRLRRDLRDASADRFGLTLRLAAVAALAGFFVAGLFEWNFGDEELIDFLFTLTGMAFGASAWSRAWHGEPRSS
- a CDS encoding GDP-L-fucose synthase — protein: MSLEPSPETRILVTGGSGFLGRHVMAELHARGYHGAETFRSSEYDLTRESDVEGVIQRYEPEVVIHLAAAVGGIGANRRYPGTYYYKNLMMGSLLMERARLGGVRRFLSVGTICSYPKFTPVPFREDDLWSGYPEETNAPYGLAKKMLLVQSQAYRQEFEFDGVNVLVVNLYGPHDNFDPETSHVIPALIRKCVEAVESRAGSIEVWGSGRATREFLYVEDAARGIVTAMERLEGSEPVNLGAGFEISIRDLAETIARLTGFTGKLVWNPAQPDGQPRRSLDTSRAESLLGWKAATKLEDGLRRTVDWFRSEARAPAGAASSAARP
- a CDS encoding FkbM family methyltransferase; the encoded protein is MMTRLAKRIFTGTPLEEPLKRAHHALTGQKSTLYDWQTIAIMRRVLRPDSNAIDVGAFEGGMLKHLIRLAPRGRHMAFEPQPDRCERLRAAFPRVDVHASAVGDRAGVVTFHCMDPHPALSGLERRARDLPGEHARAIQVPMETLDGTVPPDRPLHFVKVDVEGAEMGVFRGGVNVLRANRPVIVFECGLGGADHFGTTPRALHDLVTGEIGLRLSLLGGWLRGAPALSAAEFADQFERRLHFYFVAHP
- a CDS encoding glycosyltransferase, which produces MEGRHEARGRPQTHRGLVPVRSARPGGRRVLRRAALNDPYFALIVPTRGDAGKLRTLLPALAAQTFPRTRHEVLLSFDGTSPEPALAEEIATRGLRVVSNPRRGGPGAARNRAARDARGNYLAFTEDDCVPDPSWLERAAARLEREPSIDVLAGATLLPDGSPARRPDRDQPHYLPTNLFVKRTVFEAVGGYDEGYFHAASGIYFREDSDFGFSLERAGARIALEPEARVVHPREHSGYLDPIRWARRYRMDARLRKRHPDRFRERIEVHRLGPFTVRRPFVRACSAVVIASLAAGIALATGEPGLASLMGAVALAAFLPVWAKWRFDPIRLPVILAVPFVLITELLRGAAAERSPRSPGGPSIR
- a CDS encoding FkbM family methyltransferase, with protein sequence MRRLLRGGARLWYRARGFVPTRIEGALLRGDPDHIGFWRDVARGAWEPGTFAFLRDHLSATSTFLDVGAWIGPVTLAAARRCAAVYCFEPDPAAYRYLLWNLELNGVRNASPYHAALGSRTGTRTLSGRDGAFGTSRSTLLASAGAPEIGVPCWGWQDWLEAVRPGRIDAIKVDVEGGEFELLPAMGEYLRTERPALHLSLHAELPSESGRGAGLAGIGEAVRHYRTIRDEDGRGIALEQALDLAAARNVTLTFSG